A portion of the Triticum dicoccoides isolate Atlit2015 ecotype Zavitan unplaced genomic scaffold, WEW_v2.0 scaffold63374, whole genome shotgun sequence genome contains these proteins:
- the LOC119347297 gene encoding putative defensin-like protein 27, producing MTRATALVALVVLGSLVASATSSEELHCCTDHHSWGNGLKNIGCKLPEQNGECNAWCQSGCRGGECKMRDGLHFCHCYC from the exons ATGACTCGTGCCACTGCACTAGTGGCCCTTGTTGTCCTAGGTTCGCTGGTCGCCTCGGCGA CGTCGTCGGAGGAACTGCATTGCTGCACGGACCACCACAGCTGGGGCAACGGGTTGAAGAACATCGGCTGCAAGCTGCCGGAGCAGAACGGCGAGTGCAACGCGTGGTGCCAGTCGGGCTGCCGCGGTGGCGAGTGCAAGATGCGTGACGGACTGCACTTCTGCCATTGTTACTGTTGA